The window GGTCCATAAAATGTGTTATGGAGTGAATAGACAATTCAGATCGATTGATTGGACTTTCTGAGTGGAtgaatgcaactaggagcaataGTGATGTGGAGCATATCTCTTTATCTTTTGCATTTTTATTCCCATGGAAACGATGTGGTAGATGACCTGGAGAAGTTGCCTCCCATTACTCCACATGGAAATCATATGGTACATGATATGTGCCCATATACTTAGTGGTGGcaacttgcaaaaaaaaaaaagaggctaaaAAAGGAAAGCAAGTTTGCACTGCTAGATTCCTTAGATATTGCCGTCCGTATAGATGTATAGATGTACGGAGCCACTTTACCTAGTGACAGAAACACCAAGTGTACGTGGGCGCACACGTGCAAGTATTGAAAGTATCAAATGCAAATGTTTTCACTATAATTGGGGTGCAAACaaatctctgtgagccccaccacgaggtatgtctTGCTGTCTTTGGTCgtggggcccaaaaaaaaaaaatacatgccaATCCATggcttagatggaccacactacagggaatACTTGGGACGGCATGCCCTCCCCTCCGGACTATTCTTGTTCGTGGGGCCTaactaagtcatggattggcctgacttTTAGGCTATTGGCTAAACAAGGAATGGCATGCATGATGGTCGAAGTGGTCATGAGCACTTCAAGGTTGGGCCCACGTGACTCATGTATAGAGTTCTTTGCCAAGGAATCgttagggtggatttcaatgcTTCGTTGAACTGAACACAATTCTTGGAATTCTTTTTGGTTGCGTTTGGATGCTGTTCGAATTGGATTTTAAGTGCTACTCTGGTCACTTCCTCACTGTGAATGTAAACTGGAATTCATTTTGGTTGAGCCATCCAAATACAGTTAAATTCTAGTTAATGATCATctaaaaggatatatatatatatatatatatatatatatatatatatatatatatatatatatatcaatggggGATTTAGGGTGTGGCACTTTGATAGAACAGTGACAACTCTCCATAGTTATACTAATATGAACATTCATCTTGTCGAAAACTCTTTCTTTTCAGACCTGATGTTATATGACAACAACATATGCTTCCCGAACTTCAGAAAAATGCAATCTCACACAAATGAAGTTAACATTTCCATTCTAGCATTTTTTTTAGGTGATCGTATGAGTTTCTGCATCCCACTCAGATTTGGCAGTTCCTTTTTAAATTTCCTCGCGAGTTGACTTTCCAATATGAAATTCCAACTTGGCTTTGTGTAGTCAATGACATGAGGTCTCTATTCCTCGCTATTGCCCACCATGGGCATATTCTCCCAAATCAAAGTAGTTTTTGGGATTATGGCTAACTCATAGATGAGTCCTTTCAATGAACAGTTTGGTTCATAGGTTCGCAGTTGGCCTGCCATAATGCACCAATCACAGCCAGTCTTATTATATATTTTCCAATAAATGAATGTCTGTGTGTGTATTGGAGTGCGATTGTTTACGTATGCGAAACATTCATCTTTAATCTTTATTTATTTGTCTCAAAATACATATTTCAAGTCATTTCGAATTTTTTCTGTGGTTGGAGAGAGACCTTTTTCTATGTTCAATAAGGATTAAGGAGGCAAGATCCTCATAAGTCATATGTAGACTCTTTTTTCCCCCTCCACTGGAGTTAGTGATGAAAATTCCATCATGGAATGCCTGAGCCCAGGTGTCACGATGGGCACTTGTTTCATGGGAATTCTTGAATTTCTCTATATAATAAACCTACTGTTGAATGTTCCAAAGTTTTGAGATCCATCTACCAAACATGATTGTTTGCTTCGCAAGCCAGAAAATGCCTTGTTCTGGTTATGCACAGTCTGAGTTCTTCTCCCATTTAAAACCTGTTGGTTGCAAAGTTGTATCTTTGTAGATCAAAATatggcaatttttttttattaatatggAATGTCAGATATGATACTATATGCATATATGTGCGTATAGATGTAttcatgtgtttatgtatgtacaTAGTCATCTATTGCTACGTGGTGGGTGGGTTCAAAATTTAATAGAAAATTCCATTATTCCATGTCATTTTTATGTGGTTTTTATCTTGTCCTTGATGATTTTATGACCTTGATTATTACTGGCTTTCTTTTGTCCAAGCCAAGTTTATTGCTGGTTCTTATCTCATCTTTGAAGCGATGATTTTCGTGTGTTTCAATGCTCATGTGTCACTGTAAATTAACTCATGATTATATCCACCATATGTTTGTGCTGCTGCTAGTTCTAATATGCACAATTTGATGGTGTTTAGCCAGTCTGTTTTTTAAAGGTTTCTTTGTTGCTAGAAATTGAATCTCTTGTACAAATATATGGTGTTACATGTTAAATGGAATTGCTATCTCATGATGTATCGGTTATGATTTCATAATTGTAGCTCATGATACTTGTGGATGATGCTGGTGGAATGTTCCCTGTAATCAATCACTCACCATGGAATGGCGTGACCCTGGCGGATTTTGTCATGCCATTTTTCTTGTTTATCGTTGGCGTTTCGCTTGGACTTACATATAAGGTATATAGTTCAGCTTCTGCTTTATATGTCCTAAGAGTTTCCAGATTTATAGTTTGTGTAGAAAGAAAATATGTAGTATTCTTGAAAGCAAAAGATGTTTTCTCGAAAGTACTTTCAGGCAACGAAtacctttttctatttttcttttttaatgcaaGCACCGAATAACTTCATAGATCTTTGAAAATTATGTTGAAGCAATGAAAATAGTTTAATTATAAGTTGTGGAATTTAATCATTTGATAGCTTCAATCATTTTGCATACAGAAATTGCCAGGCAAAGGTGTTGCAACTCAAAAGGCTGTGCTACGGGCATTGAAACTGTTAATCTTAGGCATTTTCCTCCAAGGTACTTGACACAACCACTATTTTCTACTCAAATGCTAAACGAGGGATGCCTTTGTTTTAAAAATTCCtcttttgatatttatttattagaTTTTCTAGTTAGAAACATGAGGGGTAATTTGGTAGCTTGGATTCAGTTTCTTACTTGAGAATCTAGATccaggatttgaaatccctaagaTTTGGATTCTGTCAGTTGCTTTGCAACCTGGATTTTCAATCCTGTGGAATCCAAACATTGTATTTGGCAACTTGGATTTTTggaatccatttttttttttttgtttctggggcccactgtgatgcaaaAACGACATCCAAATCCAGCCCCAGATCCAGCTCCACCAAATGACCCATACAATACATTGGTTGATGTTTGAGAATATTAATAAATGTATTTAACTTGTTTCATTGTTTTCCTTTCTTGCTCCCAGGAGGTTATTTTCATGGTGTTAACAATTTAACTTATGGAGTTGATATATCAACCATTCGATGGATGGGCACACTACAGGTATGCATTTTGACGTTCCACAGTTCGTCATTGTTAAACTGACTACatgttgtaatttttttcttTGATGAAAAAGGACCCATCAGTGTGTATCTCATGTTGAATAATATTCAGAGCTTCGTCTCACGTTTTATTGGCATGATTCACATATCTGTTAAACTTCATTGAAACTTGGAAAGGATCTCAATGCAATTTCATGTATAACCAGACTGACAGCACTTTGACTTGTATCTATGCAAACATAAACATGGTTTAATATTGCTTACTCCTACATGGTTCCTATTATTGAACTTTGGATTTTTACTATTCTGTTCTTTCTGGGACCAATTTTCGTATTGCTAGTTCTCCTGAATTTCTCATTCCAGATGTCAAGTTACATTTgcaagagaaataaataaaatttctatTTACTGTAAAGCTAAAGCAGGCTATTATCCAAATTCATGGTTGAAACAGTCAAACAGCCATAAGTGACAATGATTGTAGTCTGAGTTCTGCATGTTTTTCTTCTGTCAAAATTAACTGATGAACGATCATCTTGCCTTTCTCAGAGAATAGCAATAGCATATCTTCTGGCTGCAATGTGTGAGATTTGGCTAAAGAGTGACAAGGATGTTGATTCTGGGCTCTCCTTAGTAAGGAAATATCGATTCCAGTGGTATGTGACTTTATATGAAACAACTTCCTTCACATGTCAAGCATATTGTTGAGCTGTTTGTTGTTTCACTTTTCGTTTGTTTTCGATTTTCCATGTTACACATGTTTATGGCATTTTTTTTTCATGGCTTTCAAGGCTTTATGTttcacatttttcttctttttcccatcTGTTACTTGTTAATATTagcaatatttaaaaaatatatacttcatTCGATTGTGCCCAAGAGAATAGAATTGGAAGTGTGCAGTTCGGTCAAATAGGAAACGTcaaaaactaataatttttagtaGTATTTGTAATGAGGAAGAAGCCCTTCAACTCTAATTGAAGTGAAAGTATGGCAATTTGGAGCCCAGTTTTCAATATGAATGCTAAGAAAGGTAAAAGCAATTTTGTGCTTCCACTTTATTAGACATCATTGCAATTCGATTTGATGGTGAATCCAAACACACCTTAGAAGTTCCTAAAACAAATAGAAGCTTGTCGAAAGTTTGGATGTCATTGTCGCTGTTTGAAATAAAGATTAAAAAATCCATGCGGTGCTGTTCTAGGAAAAATTGATTCTTATCTAGAAAACAGATCTAAAGCTGATCAGTCagtaattttttttcttccattgCAGGATTGCATCCATAGAATATTTCTGGTAGTACCTGTTCGCTGATTTTGGTTACCTATTTTCTACTTAGCAATTCCTCTTTTTCTTAGCCTTGCTGCCTACATGATGAAAGATAACAtttaaaagaggagaaaaaattACAACAAATCTCCCTAAATAAAAATGATTACCTTCCATGGCCCAGACCCTTTGACGAGTCCCAATTGGTAACATTAGCAGAGTCTCTTTCCACAATCACCGGCCCTTAATGCAAACATTGGCCTTTCAAAAATAATCCCTTTCATATCTTCAAACATAGCATCTGTATcctttaacaaaaaaaatatatgctTTGTTCGCTCCAATGTTGAACGCCTGTGGCATTACATGTTCAGGATTGGCTGATCCAAATTTCTTGTTACCTTGCTATATTGTTTAGGTTGGTCGCTTTAATCCTTACTACCATGTATTTGAGCCTATTATATGGTTTATATGTACCCGACTGGAAGTACCAGATACCAAGTGAAAGCTCCTCCGTTCCACCAAAGACATTCTCAGTGAGTTCCAGCTGTCGTTTCTTctttgcttgtttttttttttttttttttttcatgtattgGTTGCACTTTTCATATGATTATATTGATTTTCTTTCTAGGGGCAATTGTAAACACTCCTCCTGTGTCTTAGAGAGTTGTTGCAGATTTCCCACACTCTTGTTAACACAATGTTATCTCTGAGAAATGGACTGTTTTACACCCATATCATAAGCAACTAGCTATTGACATGGCCTACATCCATAGTGagtgtatgtcatccaacccatccagcatggtcactccatcaggtggcccacatgatgatcggaCTATCCTTCTGGACAGATTGGATACCTTTTATACATAATGGTGATATCCACACGTGGGCAAAAAAACGAACTCCTCAAGATGAGGGTATTTGGCACAGATTCCTCCAACCTCTCTAACAGAGGGAGACACTTTCAATAATCCAAAACGGTGGGGAGGTATTTACCATTGCATAAAACAGAGGGGAAGTGTTTacaattttcctttcttttaattATACATCTGATGACTGATTTATTCTATGGAAAGAGTAAAGAACATCACCAATCATATCAACATGATATGCTTGTTTGGCCCAAAATTCAAACTTTTGCAGAGATCATTACCATTCCTATAGTTTTTAAGTAATAATACACTGATTATCTTCATTCTTCATTTTTATCTTAAGGTGACTTGTGGAGTAAGGGGTGATACTGGGCCCGCTTGCAATGCCATTGGAATGATTGATCGTGAAGTTTTAGGCATTCAACATCTGTATAGACGGCCAATCTATTCAAGAACAAAGGTCTGTATTAAAGTTTCATTGTTATTAGTGTTATCTTCGtggaaatctctctttctttGATTCCATGATGGTTGtcttactttctttttttttcccttcttcttcgTACAGCAATGCAGCATTAACTCGCCAGATTATGGCCCACTTCCGCTTGATGCTCCTTCATGGTGTCAAGCCCCTTTTGATCCTGAAGGACTCTTAAGGTTGGTTAATACCTATCTCTAGCTAGCTACTATAGCCTAGCTAGTTACCAAAGGAAGGAAATAATTGAACTCTGATTCTATTTCTCTTCCTTCAAACCCATCAATGTCATGAAACAGAGAAACCTGTCCTTAACTATAACATGCATTCACCATACCCCACATATTTTCATATTTCTACTGCTCAGCTTTGAAACTTTATGCAAACAGGAATGTAGTTAAAAACGCATGGAGTAACCAAAGGAACCATTGAATCTCTTTTATATCTTTGTTGACAGTACAAACTCAACCTTTTaatttgttgtgtttatgtttaTTGCCTTGTGAGTTTAATATTACATTGGATATATGTGAGAGAGCGGTTTGTAACTCCTATCTATATAGAGGGGCTCATGTCATCTAGTCTTGCGAGTGGAGTCTGTAAGCAATGTAGCACCTTGTGTGCACCTGGGAGCCCTAATCTAGTATGAGTGCCCCACCCCTTATTTTAATATAGGTCTTGTGTTTCTCTTCGTCTTTTAGTTTGTTGAACTCTACAGATAATGAGCAGATTTCAAGTGGTTTTTAATGTTGTCCTCTTCTTAtgtatttgttttctttctttctttctgtttttaAAACCTTTCCAACCCAAGTTCTGATCCAAATTGAAAATCATATTCTTTTGCATGGGTATGTTCAGCAGCACCACTTTTCAATCGAGATAATCACACGGTTTCACATGTAGTAAAGAACACCATGCCTTGCATTGCGCATTGTTTCGTATTTTCTACAGAACCTGCATACCTTGAGAGCGCTCTTTGAAACTTCTTTGTTTTCCTGTAACtaagatttttcttttctgatcattaaaataatcttGTGTTTATGTTCTTGCAGTTCAGTAATGGCTGTTGTTACTTGCTTGATTGGGTTGCACTATGGACATATCATAGTACATTTTAAGGTAAAACATTAGATTGCTCCTTGTCAACTGACTATTGTCACTTttaaagcctttttttttttttttttttctgtttttatatatttttaatttaaaagctTTGTCATCACTTATTATGCAGGATCACAGGGATAGGATCTTGCAATGGACGATCCCTTCCTTTTGTTTGGTAGTCCTTGGCTTGTCCTTAGATTCTTTGGGTAAGATTAGAAATCTCCTACTTTTTAATATTTATTGATTCAATAGTAGTAGATATCAACTTTGGTATGCTAAACCCTTTGATTTCCTTTCTATAGGGATGCACGTGAACAAGGTTCTCTACAGCTTAAGTTATACATGTCTTACTGCCGGTGCAGCTGGCATTCTTCTTACGGGAACTTATCTTTTGGTCAGATATCCAACTCTTCTCTCCTCTTTCCATGGGAACTTGTGCATTttattttgttatgccaaacatTGGTTGAATCTGAACTTTTTTTTATGCCAAACATTGGTTGAATCTGAAATTGGCCGAGGTTGCTTAAATTTTTTTCAAGAGTTGGGCTGCATTTGTATGCACACATTAATTGAATTGTGATGATTCAGTTTGATCTGGATGCAACATGCAATTCAGTTCCATAGTCATCCAAATGCGACCCTAGAGCATCTCGGGAAAGGATATTGTGCTAAATCTAATATCTAAATTACTCATCGAGCACTCAATCATGGTAAACATGGCATACATATACGAGATCCAGACATTTCATATGTTACACCGTACTATGATGGGCCATGCTTCAAAAACCACACTCTGTCAGATGACCATAGTTGCCAATTTGAGGAATTTTGCTGATTAAATGCTGAATGTTGATTGGACTTTGTTGGGCCCTGCCGTGggtggaccgcacgtcgaaagtcatGCTAGGTCAGACAATCCTAGTTGCTGATTGTGGAGGACCTTTGCCTATCAAATGGTTACTATTGTTTAGACTTCATTTCTAAACCACCCAATCGTAGTCCAATTATAATCTTCTGAAGTCATCCAATCAACGGCCACTATTACCCAACTGCATTCATTTTTAGGTCAGCATAGCACCTATGTTAGGTACCCATCATTTAGATCCAGGCTGTTTATATGTTGGCGCACATTAATTCTAGCCAACACTCAGTGGGCAGAATCTCTTGGCCCACATATACAAGATCCCCGAAGTTTTGATTTGGGTCTTAGAATGCATGGGCCATGTATTAAAAATCACATTAGGTCGGATGTTTCTAGTTGCTGATTGCAGGATATTTTCCCATTCAATGCTGACTATTGGTCAGAGTTGATTGCCGAACTGCTGAGCCGTGATTGAATTGTTATCCTCCAAAATCCTCCAATCATTGGATAGAATTACCTGACTGCAGGGATTTCTTAGTCTACACAGCACAGCATCACAGTAAATGCCCTCCATGAGAACAGTTCGTGTCTCATTCATGTgccacacatggatgggccatatccaAAAATGAAGGGGATTTGATTATGATGGCCATATGATCAGTTCCCTGAAAAAGGGGCCATTCGTTCAACACAGACAATCGGTCAACATTCAGCAGGCAAAACTCACAACAAATACCCAGACTTGCACAATCTTCCATTTTTTTGCCTACTCATGGTAGGCCACTCGATTACGGTCCCAATCGACATGTTTCACATATGTACTGTGCTGGAACTGCAGATGACTTCTATTGCTGTTACCAAAAATGCAGCAcctacttttaatttttaatgctttctgtTGTCGTTACTGCCACTTCAATGGTACTTAGAAGGTGAGGATCTTATTTGTTTTTTATATGTTACCATTGTGTAGGTTGATGTGCATGGGTACAGGCGACCCACCATAGTGATGGAGTGGATGGGGATGAATGCCCTGATGATTTATGTCTTAGCAGCCTGCAATATTGTCCCAGTTATTCTTCAAGGTTTCTATTGGAGGAAGCCTCAAAATAACTTTGTAAGTCCTCTTATCTACTGAGTTTGGACCAACAACCAAATTTGATTGCCATCATTGGTCAAATAAAGTGGAAAGAACCAAATATTGTTTACCTTCCTTTGCATCATATCATGGTTTTAGACTCGGATTGACTCGCTAGACCCCGAGTCAAGTCGACTTGGATGATATGTATTTGACTCGTACGAGTCATACTAGACTCGTCTGTCTTAAAACCATGCATCTGTgaaccaaattgcaattacattacttTTTGTGCCATTTTGGCCTACGATGAAATTAGATGTTCGCAATTCAATttgcttgtgcatccaaacacagccttaatAATCTCTCTCATGTAGtctctctccatttctttctCAAACACATGCATCTGTATCTGTATCAAACATTCTGATATTTTTGTTGCTTGTTCAATGGTTCTTTCCAACAGTTGCGCTTAATCGGAATCGGTTCTTGATGATTTGCTGGGGGAATTGAATCCGTCGGTtgtctcagttttttttttcctaatgagGGTTCGCTGGGTTCGCCACGTATTGCCCTGTCATCATCACAGAGATAAACTCCTTCCAACTTCAATTGGGAATGGGGAAGAAAAGGACCAGAGTCGGCTATGTACATGTATATGCAAAGGCAGGTTTCTTCTTGCCAATCTCAACTGCCTAACATGTGCTTATTTGGGGAAGGGCTCTtcgtattttcttctttttccatattGTGAAGGGCTGATTGGATATGAAGAATTCGAATAGAATTGTAAACCTTTAGCATATattgtatatatcatatatataatgattAAAGTTTCTTTCATACTATCTACTCCCTATATTGAAGCCAGTTGAATTGCATCGATTCCGCATACGGATGGATGTCTTTGAGTGGTGGGTTCATAGTTCTAGGACTCGCTGGGTTGACTCAAAACTCGGATGAGTCAACCTGATTTGGCGAGATTTACAGCCGAGTTGTTGGCGACTCAGTCCTGGTTCTGAGCTGAGTCATGCAGTGTGTCAAAGTTTGAAAATTAATAAAATGTAAATGGGGAGAGAATAGAACTTACCATCTCTAAGGGAAAAGGTTGTACTAACCTGACAGTGTAGTTCACATTATTtatgtgaactatgttaaatatccATGTCTATCTCTAGTTTTTTAAgtttattataattaaatattGAGTTTGAGTCAGGTCGGGTTGAGtcgagtcttcgagtcaacctgATACACAGCCGAACAGTGAGTTTTGAGTTTCGAACTATGGTGCTTATCATGCTCATTCACTATGAACGTTCAAATACAACATCCATAGTGAGGTGGGGGAGAAGGGCCTTTGCTAGGATATATTAAGCATGGGTGAAAGAGTTCACAGTACAAAACATAGTCCTTGAAACAcctcctttcactaaggaatccTCAATGACATTCCCACTTCTACCAGCATCGACAAATCTTCACTCTAGATGCAAGATCACAGATTTCTTAATAGCATATAACAAGAGCCTACTCCAACGGTCTTGGATCATAAGCCAACTAAGAACATTCTTTGAATCACTTTCCACCATCACGCGCCTAGAgaagattgagtaaaagagaaaaTTTTGAGATCTTTCTTGAAGAGTTTTTAATTCCACCTCATTTAAACCGCCCTCTTTGACTGGAGCTGTAGATGTGGAGACCCCCTTGAATGAACTAATGGATTTTATGGCATCTTAAGGGTGGATCTTCTTACCATTTGGCTGCAATCAATTATCGTATTTCAATTCATCAATGTTCCATTTATCTAGTTGAAAACATTTCCTAGAAGGCGCCCATTTCTCTTCATCATCACTTCTAATGAAAAGCCCATGttatcacgccccgaaattcgagtataGAATGTGCACTCTCGGATCTGCGTTTCAAGTCGTAACTCGTACAGAAAGTGTATTAATTTCGTTTCATTATACAATTATTCAGAAGCaaaattaatatttatttttacattccaACTAGGTCTATTCACAATCATtcacatgaaataatttaagCACCAACATTCGTCCATTCTCGACATCTGTAAACATTCAATCAACATAAATTAGACATCATTCATCAGTCAATACAACTTACTAATGAATACTTATTACAGAcctaaaataattcaattaaataaaaccaATCAAATGCTTAAAATCTTACAACTAATACCATTATTCATTATATATAAATCATACTATCCTAACAAGTCTaattctaattaaataattaggaATGGTTTAAATGCGATCAATTCCTCTTTTGATGGATACGACTACATCTCACATGTGTCATGTACCAGTTCAGTCACAACTTTTGGTTTCTGCGTTATTCATTAGTTAATTGctcatctgtacggtttttccatcaataaaaatgtaagctgtcTAGGGTTAGTGAGAAAACCCAGTGGTTCATgcttatttaaattaaaatataatagaaatAGATTATGCACAATGGTatgcatgcaaatgatgtatgaatatatcagatgggatgatcatccatctgcttgggttagaGATCGTCAGCCCGCATCAACCCATTGGGTAAGCTTGGGCATAGTCCGCATCTAGTAACACTCTACAAGGGTCGACATTTCTTCCatggagggcccctaggatcaaTAATGCATTATGCAAATGCAATAAATGATGAATGATTTATGAATGCATCATTTTCAACATACAATTATTATAATTCATACAATTTTGCATAGATTAGCATGTGATTTACCGTTGTatactgtaacgccccgaaaatcagtACCCAAGTACATAGACTTCGATGCCGAGTTCCCGAGTGTTAACCACATGAAAATACATGTGTGACCTTGTACAAATTCACATTCATTTTACACTTGAACAATCAGAGTAGCGCAATTCAAAATTAGTGGATCCAAAGCGAGgaagagataacaaaaattaattaatataggactaagagtaaaaaaatatagtaTCAATAGTGATGATCGCTCAAAATGAGAATTATATGAGCCACAATAAACATACAACAAAATTTACATATAAAGCATGCCCGATCGGGAACtctaacatatatatatacacacacaaaaCAAGAATAAAAGCAAAACCTTCTAGCTTCGCCCGACGCTCCCAAGGCATCATGGCGAAAGTGCAAACTAATCCAAGCCTACCCATCGGAGGCCTCGATAGAACTTGCATCAACAACAATgcatggttggtgttttaaaacaccgtcccaagtgggagtgagtagctaactcagtgttTCCATTAGTTCAAAGTTATACATGTTATTGACTCAATCAGCGCAATTAATTATAAACAAGAAATCACGtgtttcctaaatactcttgttaaatgcacgaaTAAATTTATGGAATGATGAATGCACCTTACAATTCAACACTCCCTTACAAGCGACTTCAACACCTATTTTGCAAATACCAACATTCCCTCACAAGCGATTCTAACACCAAATCGTAACATATCCTAGGgtatgcgtgattagccaagtgattattaattccaattcatacagcacATTGGTGAAGTTAGGATACTGGCGTTAAATCACAAGTACTTATTCGGATTATGCGGTTCATCGCAGCATGTAGCGGCTCCTCACCAATGTCCTttaatctaaatttaggtatcacccgtttATATTACTAATCAACAATTCCAAAGTTACaacatgatacccaaaggtatgagtATCAACCCAGTATGGGTCGTCACTCAAACACCGAATATGATCACTCAATTATGATGTGCGGGCTTATCATGTAAAACCAAATCATCACAAAGGAAGGGActtgtcacccaatttcattcatgtcCGAGTCATTCAAACGGTACTCTAGCATGGTACCATCGaccgggtaatttgacgggggtcatTCGAACAATAATCTAttacctccattagtgctcactgctcactacagggaggctcgtcaccccagcataggtcgacaactcggacacggtatctcataccactatgcccggctcatgagtcttagtgggatcgtattgtactaacggttatgaattaACTCATCCATTGGGAACGTGGTATTGTAGATTTGATTTGgtcatgtcatacattgtgaacatacatgatcagccgactagtagactaatttgattgacctgagaGAACCCTAATGTAACCGGCATTGGTTgtaagcatcccatgtagtctaGCTATCGTCAATCATCCCTGTTCAACCCGGGTTggtcgaacaagcctagggtggccaacctaactcgggccaccccttGGTTCGAGAGGTTTATCGACTAACCCAACATCGTAAGTAATTCTAAACATCACTAAGGGGCTAACAATTTGTTAGGGAATCATGATAAGATTTCATGTGAAGCCTAAATTTAACAGCACAATCACTcaagcattttatcgaacatataaacatcaataatACA is drawn from Magnolia sinica isolate HGM2019 chromosome 5, MsV1, whole genome shotgun sequence and contains these coding sequences:
- the LOC131246484 gene encoding uncharacterized protein LOC131246484, with protein sequence MAVYELINDEENGIECPKRKVLSIEEGYTEKELESTRQFPSAKFIAVESQKGIAVAAGGDASKRRLVSLDVFRGITVALMILVDDAGGMFPVINHSPWNGVTLADFVMPFFLFIVGVSLGLTYKKLPGKGVATQKAVLRALKLLILGIFLQGGYFHGVNNLTYGVDISTIRWMGTLQRIAIAYLLAAMCEIWLKSDKDVDSGLSLVRKYRFQWLVALILTTMYLSLLYGLYVPDWKYQIPSESSSVPPKTFSVTCGVRGDTGPACNAIGMIDREVLGIQHLYRRPIYSRTKQCSINSPDYGPLPLDAPSWCQAPFDPEGLLSSVMAVVTCLIGLHYGHIIVHFKDHRDRILQWTIPSFCLVVLGLSLDSLGMHVNKVLYSLSYTCLTAGAAGILLTGTYLLVDVHGYRRPTIVMEWMGMNALMIYVLAACNIVPVILQGFYWRKPQNNFLRLIGIGS